The Ranitomeya variabilis isolate aRanVar5 chromosome 7, aRanVar5.hap1, whole genome shotgun sequence DNA window gtacataggagcagtattatagtagttatattcttgtacataggggcagtattatagtagttattcttgtacataggggcagtattatagtagttatattcttgtacatagggagcagtattatagtagttatattcttgtacataggggcagtattatagtagttatattcttgtacataggagcagtattatagtagttatattcttgtacataggagcagtattatagtagttatattcttgtacataggggcagtattatagtagttattcttgtacataggagcagtattatagtagttatattcttgtacataggggcagtattatagtagttatattcttgtacataggagcagtattatagtagttatattcttgtacataggagcagtattatagtagttatattcttgtacataggggcagtattgtagtagttatattcttgtacatgggcagtgttatagtagttattttctagtacataggagcagtattatagtagttatattcttgtacataggggcagtattatagtagttatattcttgtacataggagcagtattatagtagttatattcttgtacataggggcagtattgtagtagttatattcttgtacatgggcagtgttatagtagttattttctagtacataggagcagtattatagtagttatattcttgtacataggagcagtattatagtagttatattcttgtacataggggcagtattgtagtagttatattcttgtacatgggcagtgttatagtagttattttctagtacataggagcagtattatagtagttatattcttgtacataggggcagtattatagtagttatagtcttgtacataggagcagtattatattagttatattcttgtacataggagcagtattatagtagttatattcttgtacatggacagtgttatagtagttattttctagtacataggagcagtattatagtagttatattcttgtacataggggcagtattatagtagttatattcttgtacataggggcagtattgtagtagttatattcttgtacatagaggcagtattatagtagttatattcttgtacataggggcagtattatagtagttatattcttgtacataggagcagtattatagtagttatattcttgtacataggggcagtattatagtagttatattcttgtacataggggcagtattatagtagttatattcttgtacataggagcagtattatagtagttatattcttgtacagaggagcagtattatagcagttatattcttgtacataggggcagtattgtagttatattcctgtacataggagcagtattatagtagtttatattcttgtacataggagcagtattatagtagttatattcttgtacataggagcagtattatagtagttatattcttgtacatagaggcagtattatagcatctGTGTGGTTACATGGAGTTGTAGTATATTGTTGGTGTCTGTGTATCTAGTTTCGCTGCTCTAATCTTACACATTCTTGTTGGACACTTTTTGTAGTTTTTACTCGTCTAGGTTGTGTTTTTGTTTTCTTCTCAAGGATTTTCCCCGACTTCCTCATTACTGTGGATGAGATGTTTTGCTGCTTACATTCCACATTATATAGTGTGTTATTGTTGCATTGGCACTTTTTTTCCTTTCGTTTCCTGCTTTCTGACTTTGAAGTTTAGGTTACTAGATATATAATGGACGCTTGACATAATAGCTGGAATTTTTCTTTTGAAGAGGGATCTGCAACTGTTGAGGAACTACAACCCCTAGCATGCCTATGGGTCATGGCATTCTTCTTTTCATCCAAGGGAAGTGGCAGATGCTCAAACTTTTAGGCTTTCAGTGTTTCATTTGAAGCGATTTTAACTCTACAAATAGTGGAGGACAGCTGCGTTTCTCagaagcacagagtatttcagaggtTTCGAGTCTCTATGTAGTAAATGCACATCTTTCCATATTATTGCTTTTCCAGCCTGATAAGAGAGCAGGGTATATTCAgtgatcagccataacattaagGCTGGCTGCCTAATAATGTGTCTGTCCCTTCCTGCTGTAACTGGTTGAGGCATGGATGCCATAAAATATAGTGTCCTGTGGTATCTGCCACATTAATTCATCTGCAGTCTTACCAGTCTTCTCTATGCACAGCAAGCTGCTGGGAacaaccccacaagacctgccataagcTCGAAACTCCTCACACGACCTGCTGTAAGcttggaacaccccacaagacccggcgTAAGTAGGGAACATTCCACAAGCCCCGCCATAAGCTCAAAACTCCTCACGAGACCTGACGTAAGCTCGGAACGCCCCAGAAGACCTGCCGTAAGCTCGGAACATCCCAGAAGACCCGGGGTAAGTAGGGAACATTCCACAAGGTCCGCCATAAGCTCAAACctcctcacaagacctgccgtaagCTCGGAACATCCCAGAAGACCCGGGGTAAGTAGGGAACATTCCACAAGGTCCGCCATAAGCTCAAACCTCCTCACAAGCCCCGCCATAAGCTCAAAActcctcacaagacctgccgtaagCTCGGAACACCCCAGAAGATCTGCCATAAGCTCGGAACATCTCAGAAGACCCGGCGTAAGTAGGGAACATTCCCCAAGGTCCGCCATAAGCTCAAAACTCACAAGACCTACCGTAAGCTCGGAACACCCCAGAAGATCTGCCGTAAGCTCGGAACATTCCAGAAGACCCAGCGTAAGTAGCGAACTTTCCAAAAGGTCCGCCATAAGCTCAAAActcctcacaagacctgccgtaagCTCGGAACACCCCAGAAGATCTACCGTAAGCTTGGAACACCCCAGAAGACCTTCGGTAAGCTTGGAACACCTCATAAGACCTGCCATGattagggaacaccccacaagactcgcCAAAAACTTGGAACACTTATACAAGATCtgtcatatactgggaacacctcacaagaaccaccatatACTGGACAAGTCCCGGGGTATACCGGGAACGTCCCTCTTTGACTCAGTGTATACTGGAATTATCTTACAAGACCTGCTGTATTCCAGGAACACCCTTATAGGACCCACCATATACTGGGAGCATTTCACAAGATGTGGCGGGAACACCTAATGAGACCTGTCATATCAAGAAATCCCATGAGACCCACTGCAATGACCACCCAAAAAGACACTCTGGAACACTCCATAagagctgctgtatactgggaataaCCCATGAGAGCTGCTGTGAACTGGGAACATCTTGCAAAATCTGCTGTGTGACTGGGAACGCCCCTCAAGACCCGCCATATATCTGTCCTATTTTACAGTTGCCCTGATCCTTACAATTACACATTTTTCCTGTTTCTAGTGCATCAACTTTGAGAACTGATGGTTtccttattaataataatatattctGCCCTTTACAAGCACCATAGTTATGATATGAGCCATGATTTATTGCTGTGGCTGAGGTGTGTATGTTATCTATATTTGTTCAGATAGAGGGTAAAAGTCAAGTATTTATACCAAGAAATTTACTATACGACTCTTATCGACCTCATCGCTGCCTCACACCCTCACAGCTGTAATCATAGCGCAACAGATATTCTATTCCAATAAACTCTGTATATACTTCATACTGTACAGTAGTCATAATTGAAAATAATTTTACTGTAGGGACATGTAAAACTAACGTGTGTCCTGCAATTAGCAGCACGGGTCCGTTGCCTATTTacagggtgaaaagtagtcactgtgctgtttggtatcattgTGATTACGACACTAAACATGGAGCAAAGAAAgccaaggagagagagagaaaattatagacaaacatgttaagggTAAAGGCTATAAGACTTCTTCAAACAACGTGATGTTCCCGTTACTACAGTTGTacatattattcagaagtttaagGTCTATGGGACTGTAACCGACCATCCTGGATGTGTCCCCcaagagaaaaattgatgacaaattgaaGAGATGGACAATATGAATGGTACCCCAAGATCCAAGAACAATTGCAAGAGAGATTAGAGGTGAACTCCAAGGTCAAGGTCCATCGCTGTCAGGTCGCATTATCTATTGCTGTcttggccaaagtggacttcatggaagacaaCCGAGGAAGAAACCAATAAAGAAAATCGTAAAGAAAGTAAGACTGGAAATTGCCAAAATTCATATTGACAAGCCACAACGTTTCTGGGGAAATGTCCTTTGGACAGATAGGACAAAACTGGAGCCTTTCGACCTCACATCAGCTCTATATTTATAGAAACAAAAATgaaacctacaaagaaaagaacaccagACTTACTGTGGAACATGGAGGAGGCTCGGTTATGTTTTGGGGCTGATTTGATGCATCTGGCACATGGATCTTTGAATCTGTGCAGGGTTCAagaaaatctcaagactatcaaggcattGAGGAGCAAAAAGTGCTGCGTAGTGTCACAAAGCTCAGACTGAGTTGCAGGTCGGcagaataatgacccaaaacacagctaaAACCATTCAAGAATGGGTAAGAGCAAAGTTTTGGACTGTTCTACAGTGGATTCTaggagccctgatctaaaccctaCAGAACATCTGTGGAAGGAGCTGAGACCTTCAGTCTGGAGATGCCACCCTTAAAATCTTAGCTGGAGGTGTCTGCTCATGAGGAGTATACAAAAATACCTGTGGAGAGATGCAGAAGTCTCATCGATAGTTGCagaaatcgtttgattgcagtgattgtctcaaaaggttgggcaacaaaatattaagttaaagggtcCACCATTTTTGTCCAGGCCGGAGTCATTCGTTTATTATTTTTCTGTTCAGCCAAAATTCAAAAAGCAAAGTCTGATTCTCATTACTGATATtgaaggtaccaacaattttgtccatgtgcgtaattatatatgtgcatataatctggttatcttctgtatatatttatttatgtacaATACATGTAAAAATGATATGGACCTCACATAGAATCACACATGCTatttgtttttggtgtgttttgatTTTTGTTTTGATGTAATATCTGTAGTTGGAGATCAGAGTCTTCGATCCTAGTTCTGCTCGTGTGCCTCAGGCCATGGTGAAACGTAAGCTCCATCACTTGCCCGTTAAGATTCCGGACTCTATATATCAGTTTTTCCCAACTCcagccctcaagagccaccaaccggtcatgatttccttagtattgcacaggtgatggaattcttgcttgtccaagtgattcaattatcacctgggcaataagaaggaaatcctgaaaacatgacctcttgGTGGCCCTTGAGGATGGAAGTTGGGGCATACTGCTTTATATGATTACCGCATTATGTCAGGCCGATAGTGTGCACTGGATCTGAGCCTTAGTATCGCATTTCTTCTTGACCCAGGCAGCTGAGGGACACTCCTTGAGGAATCGGTCACGATGTCTACACTTAATAGATTCCATCCAGAAGTGGGCAGCATCATCATCAGGTGTaacggccccttcctggtatattccGGTTGATCCGCACCCTAGCTGCTTACATATGAGAGAGACGGTAGGAGTCGTCATCACGTTATTACAAACCCATCCCCAGCTTCCATTATAGTAAATTTCCAGTTGTCCTTCGCATCTGttatctcctcccaccagccggaTGTCTAGGAACTCTGTcgaaaaataaattaaaaccatAAGACATTACTTTCACCAACAATTCTGCTTCAGAGCTGACGTCTCTCAGCATTCCTGCTTATTCAGGGTCTGGAGATTCACATTCTAGATAAATTCTCTAGGTTTTTTCTACATCGTAAaataaattccccccaaaattGCATTATATAAGGTCAGTGAAGCTGTGAGGGTTGTCTGATTACACGTTTTTGAGTTGTTCTCGTGGATTGTGTTCCGTGAAGTCACAAGTTGTTTGAAAAATTTTCTGTCCGTCAATTATTATTGAAATTGAGCTAAGCTGGAGGTAGGCCTTGTGACCCGCTTGCTGACTGTTTCAAATAACAactggcagaattgtgaatgcagctgtggAGCATAATACAAGTTCTAACAGTTAATTTTATTGGTCTCCTCTTTTTTGAATAGCACCAGAGAGAGTGCAAAAATGTAAAATCTCACAATGATGATGAGGAATGGATAAAGACGTGGCTGTACTCAAGATAAACCATGTTCCCACTACTGAGGAGGAGACAAGTCCATCCTATAGTTCCCTGTCCATACCCAGATTGGGAGGTGTTTGATTTCAGCTCTTTGCCACTAAGGTATAAGTCCTTCAGGGACAATTTCCCACATTTTAGGCTTCAAAGATTAACCCTTATGGACTGGTTTAGGCTTCAGGACTGTATAGAAAGGACTCGCCATCTTACCTGAACACACAAGTCTTGCAACTTCCATTTCTCCAGACTCTACCTGTCTCCATGAGTTTGAAGGACATTCCTGTAATTTGCTTTCATGTCCTGCACATCTTACATCCTTCAGCCATACGTTCCCGACTCTGTTCTTCACGACAGTAGTGGCATTAATGGCACGTCCGCATTTCAGCTCTTTGCAGACGACATCAGCTTCGGTCGTGGTCCACGAGTCACCACTGACCATGGACCTTTGTCCTCTGTGATAAACCTGCACCGTCCCAGCACAATGTCCAGGGCCTTCCACCAGCTGAACACTTCGACTCTCTGCATTGGTAAAAAGGAATTATATGCCATGGTTCGTATTGTACAAAAAAGATCTGCAGGACCAAGTTCCAGCAGCTATAATAGTAGTCCATGGCTGGCAGACAAGAACCATGTGAACCTTATtcttcttctgattagtaggttCAACACAACGTCATGACAATGACGTTGTGCCTGTCTTACTAGTCAGAAAAAGTGCTGAGGATGCCAGTAGATAAAAGGAGGTTCACAGTGATGTCTTCGAGGTCCTACGGATATTTTTGCTCATCGCTAGACTGGGTTCATACTGCCACATTAgaaaaaagggaaaatgtccaaCCTGAGCAGATGACTCCTGCATCTCTCCTGATGTCTGTATAGGCATCTGAAGCCTTGGGTTGGGTCTTCAAGCACTCTTTTATGTCACTCTCACTTCCTTGACATATGATGCTGTCCCATTGTATCATTCCATGCGCTGGCCCTTCTATAGTAAACGAATCAATGGCTTCTCCGCACTGTAGCTGTGTACACACAACTTGCGCATCTTTTATGTCCCATTGATGGTCTGTCACTCTGCCCCAGGTATCGTTCTGCAGGACCTCCACTCTTCCATCACAGTGACTTGTCCCATCTACCAGACGTAAAGATTCCATGATACCTGTTGGGTAAATCGATGAGGTTCTTGTGGTCAATATTGGTTGTACCGGCTTGTTCATGATTAATAATGAGTCTGGTACCTTGACTTGTACCTACCTGAACATATTACGCTTGCCGCGGCCTGGTCTGGACATAAACTTTTCCCAAGTGCTGTGTTGGTACATTCTCTGAGGTTGGACTCAGTACCTTTACAACGAAACTCATCTGTCCAAATCAGATCACTTTTTCCAAGATGAATCTCGTCAGGGAGTGATACTGCGCTGCCGCACTGTAATTGTCTGCAAAGAACATTGGCAGCTTGGAGGTCCCAGAACGGGTGGCACAGAGCGCCCCACTTACCGGCAACCATCATCTCTACTCTTCCTGAACATGTCTGACTATTGTTAGTTAACCTGAAGTCACTGCTCAGACCTGTGAAGAGATGAAGAACGTGAAGAGATGAGGAAGATACATCAAAAAGAATTTTTCAACTGGACCAACTGAGTTGTCACTCGCTTTTACATGGGGACACAGTCAAATGTGAATGAATCCACCAAAAAAATGTCAGATTTGTACAGTTGAATCTTAAATTTTTATTCTATAGAGCTCCAAACCCCGAAAGATGAAAATTATGGATAGAGCTCAGAAGGTTAACGCATACAGCTTTATTATGGCGGTCAATGGATAGTCAGTATGCGTtaggctcctgagctccctctagtggtgggtaCAAGCAATTAGAATTTTATCTTTAGACTCACCTGTCCTGCTATTCTCACAGATGACCCCAACATCATTTTTATGTCCACATCGATTAATTCCCCACATCGGGTGATTACATTCCCATATAACCGACTCTTCTCCAAAACATTTGACGTGACTCAACCAAATCTTTCCAGTTCCAGCTCCAAAGTTGACCGACTTGGCTTGTAGGTCATCTTCATGGAGGCCACCACATCCGAGTTGGTTACAAACTACGGTGGCCTCGGTGACACCCCAGTAATAGCCACACACGGTGCCCCATTGTCCTTGATGACGGACCATCAGCCGTCCCTCACACTCATTCTTCCCATCAACAAGCTTGACCTCCTCTGGTTCACCTGTGAACATACATGAGATGATTGGATGACCAGTTGGGTCATCATGGAAGCAAATGAAGGTCTAAGAAGAGGTGGTCGAGAGAATTGAGATTACCATAGGTCCCGGGTGTCGTGTGTGGAGGGCACAAGGGTGATTGCATAGAATTTTATCACCCTCCCCCCATCCCTGTTTATGAGATGAGCGACGTTGGCAGATTCTGCTTTTTATTGGAGCAGTGTAGTGAGTGACCACCTGGTGTTGTCTATGCAGAGCGAAGCAGTTGAGATAAGTTTGCCATCGGCTGCCTTGCTTTGCACATTTGGTGACAGGTGACAAAGCTCTCAGTATAATGAAGTGAACTTTGTCATTTCGATCGCTGTCTATGCAGAGTGCAGAATCCAATAATAACATTTTTggaagagcagctctggagcacaaactgCTGCTCTACCTAATGAAAAACAAGGACAATTTTGCTGTTTGTCTCCTTGTTTTCTTGTACTTCACAAATATTTAAaagctttttttatttaatttcttgCTTTCCAGCTTTTACGAGATTCTCATATATTCTGCTGATCGGACCCAGGCCGTGAGATGTGTTATAAGAAAACTGTCAGCAATTTGGAGAAAAAGCGATTTCCTTGTTTTATCACTCTTCTGCTTGAATTCCAGAAGTTGCACAATATCCAACACAGAGAAAGATGCACG harbors:
- the LOC143785393 gene encoding scavenger receptor cysteine-rich type 1 protein M130-like, with the protein product MILEEDFLLQILGVSQHINRTKKTMEGRRRLSAMILLLRAVIGAISDDIEEVRLVGGSDPCEGRVEVNIGGEWSTICEDDWDMKNTEVVCRQMGCLRTPGRDARVSSFGAGNGTVWLTSVTCNGQEEILNHCKYTIESGDICHHKKDIGVICAGEMEEIRLAGGDNECEGRVEVKHRGQWGTMCGLDWYTSNAIVVCRQLGCNITNELQVKAASFGAGKGKVWLSNVKCVGDEAAVWDCKHRMWGSSSCKHRYDAGVICSGGPQELRLVEGSSACEGRPEVRHQGEWGTVCGDYWNEKDAAVVCRQLGCDASSAEIKATSFGAGAGKVWFSNVLCTGEEANLWQCQHQMWGLPFCDHEQDVGVTCAGEPEEVKLVDGKNECEGRLMVRHQGQWGTVCGYYWGVTEATVVCNQLGCGGLHEDDLQAKSVNFGAGTGKIWLSHVKCFGEESVIWECNHPMWGINRCGHKNDVGVICENSRTGLSSDFRLTNNSQTCSGRVEMMVAGKWGALCHPFWDLQAANVLCRQLQCGSAVSLPDEIHLGKSDLIWTDEFRCKGTESNLRECTNTALGKSLCPDQAAASVICSGIMESLRLVDGTSHCDGRVEVLQNDTWGRVTDHQWDIKDAQVVCTQLQCGEAIDSFTIEGPAHGMIQWDSIICQGSESDIKECLKTQPKASDAYTDIRRDAGVICSESRSVQLVEGPGHCAGTVQVYHRGQRSMVSGDSWTTTEADVVCKELKCGRAINATTVVKNRVGNVWLKDVRCAGHESKLQECPSNSWRQVESGEMEVARLVCSEFLDIRLVGGDNRCEGQLEIYYNGSWGWVCNNVMTTPTVSLICKQLGCGSTGIYQEGAVTPDDDAAHFWMESIKCRHRDRFLKECPSAAWVKKKCDTKAQIQCTLSA